A stretch of the Bremerella alba genome encodes the following:
- a CDS encoding flagellar biosynthetic protein FliR, producing the protein MELLRYLEPNLEQLLIFAAIVTRIGGLVATAPVLGANYAPIQVKSFLAVAISLMLTPVFWDYDFPEPGNAANLLIMMGAELIIGLSLGLGIKILFAGVQMTGQLLGQIGGLSIADVFNPAFDDNVPMLAIVFDLVVLAVFLVIGGHRFLMSALLHTFAEIPPGVAAIDVQIVHVIRETLANSLILGVQAAAPGTVALLVGVLVMGVISRTLPQLNLMAIGFSMNTMLLMAFVMLTIGSVVWIFQGSVEPTVDNIRSMFHRTVETAQN; encoded by the coding sequence ATGGAACTGCTTCGGTATTTGGAACCGAACCTTGAGCAACTGCTGATCTTCGCGGCGATCGTTACGCGAATCGGCGGGCTCGTGGCTACGGCTCCTGTGCTAGGAGCGAACTATGCCCCGATCCAAGTTAAATCTTTTCTGGCTGTCGCCATTTCGTTGATGCTGACCCCTGTATTTTGGGACTACGATTTTCCTGAGCCGGGCAACGCAGCGAACTTGCTGATTATGATGGGGGCTGAATTAATCATCGGTCTTTCGCTTGGGCTGGGGATTAAAATCTTGTTTGCGGGTGTGCAAATGACCGGGCAACTCCTTGGTCAGATTGGCGGTCTCTCGATTGCGGACGTCTTCAACCCAGCCTTCGACGACAATGTCCCCATGCTGGCGATCGTCTTCGATCTTGTGGTACTGGCCGTGTTTCTGGTCATTGGGGGGCATCGCTTCTTAATGTCGGCGCTGCTGCATACCTTTGCGGAGATACCTCCTGGGGTGGCTGCAATCGACGTACAAATAGTGCATGTAATTCGTGAGACATTGGCAAACTCGCTGATCTTAGGCGTTCAGGCCGCCGCCCCTGGGACCGTCGCATTATTGGTCGGTGTGCTTGTGATGGGTGTGATCAGTCGGACGCTACCTCAGTTGAACTTAATGGCCATTGGTTTCAGCATGAACACGATGCTGTTGATGGCCTTTGTCATGTTGACCATTGGTAGCGTGGTGTGGATTTTTCAAGGTTCGGTCGAACCGACCGTCGATAACATTCGATCCATGTTTCATCGGACGGTCGAAACTGCCCAGAACTAG
- the fliQ gene encoding flagellar biosynthesis protein FliQ, translating into MNAQTTVDLTRQAMMMCLIIGAPVLVVGMVVGLLVGFLQALTQVQDQTVSFVPKILAMAIALAFTLPWIFQKLAGYTVELFSNIPDRIAGG; encoded by the coding sequence ATGAATGCTCAAACGACAGTTGATCTTACGAGACAGGCCATGATGATGTGCCTGATCATTGGTGCCCCAGTGCTTGTGGTCGGTATGGTAGTGGGGCTCTTGGTTGGCTTTCTGCAGGCTTTAACGCAGGTCCAGGATCAAACGGTCTCGTTCGTTCCGAAGATCTTGGCGATGGCCATCGCGTTGGCGTTTACGCTGCCGTGGATCTTTCAGAAGCTGGCCGGGTACACGGTCGAGTTGTTCAGCAACATTCCCGACCGAATCGCTGGTGGTTAA
- a CDS encoding flagellar type III secretion system pore protein FliP: protein MHILRNIAWILIALAAALQPQLAIAQQSTSIPETLIESSLDRPIQNEMEDLSDFVKAGPEHWTSPQGLSSTIQIMVLLTVISLAPALLIMTTSFIRITIVLGLLRQAIGTQQLPPSQVITALAMFMTFMVMHPYWQEVYEESIGPYTRQEVNPETGQQFKLFAEEDPITGVTGPDEAWERGVKPIRQFMAKQIDIAGNSDDVWMFYEFLPKKTREEIGEPQSYDDVPLQALVPAFMLSELKTAFLIGFQIYLPFLILDIVIASVTISMGMMMLPPVMISLPFKILLFVLVDGWTLIVGMLMQSFAPTL from the coding sequence ATGCATATACTGCGAAACATTGCTTGGATTCTGATTGCCCTGGCAGCCGCACTTCAGCCACAGTTGGCGATTGCGCAGCAGTCAACTTCTATCCCGGAAACGTTGATCGAGTCGTCGCTCGATCGACCGATCCAGAATGAAATGGAAGACCTGAGCGACTTCGTCAAAGCCGGTCCAGAGCATTGGACCAGTCCGCAGGGGCTTTCCAGTACCATCCAGATCATGGTGCTGCTGACGGTCATCAGCCTGGCTCCAGCGCTGTTGATTATGACCACCAGTTTCATTCGCATCACCATCGTGCTTGGTCTTTTACGACAAGCCATCGGTACGCAGCAGCTTCCGCCCAGTCAGGTAATCACGGCCTTGGCGATGTTTATGACGTTCATGGTGATGCACCCTTACTGGCAAGAGGTATACGAAGAGAGTATCGGGCCTTACACGCGTCAGGAAGTGAATCCCGAAACGGGACAACAGTTCAAGCTGTTTGCCGAGGAAGATCCAATTACCGGGGTTACCGGACCAGACGAAGCGTGGGAACGGGGCGTCAAACCGATTCGGCAGTTCATGGCCAAGCAGATCGATATCGCTGGCAATAGCGACGATGTTTGGATGTTCTACGAGTTCCTGCCCAAAAAGACGCGAGAAGAAATTGGCGAACCCCAGTCGTACGACGACGTACCTCTGCAGGCCCTTGTCCCTGCTTTTATGCTCAGCGAATTGAAAACGGCTTTCTTAATTGGTTTCCAAATTTATCTTCCGTTTCTAATTCTAGACATCGTGATTGCCAGCGTGACGATTTCGATGGGCATGATGATGCTGCCGCCGGTGATGATATCGCTGCCGTTTAAGATTTTGCTCTTCGTCTTGGTCGATGGTTGGACGTTAATCGTCGGCATGTTGATGCAAAGTTTCGCTCCCACTCTTTAG
- a CDS encoding FliO/MopB family protein, with amino-acid sequence MRNGILATCVLALTWFAGAPAATANDYPGSQVPPNQPLQIRNEAPPAFPPLAQALHVEAVPDAGHNAPIPAVAQPAAAVEPLRLPPPSKAKDTGVSMPVFNFQSNQTASIAASLLVVVGLFLIFAWVGKKNMKPGGSRLSKEIIQVLGKSQLSGKQQLELVRVGHKLLLLCVTPNGVETLTEITEPGEVERLLAIVRQDSPGSMKATFQDVLSQMGHQPARGFLEA; translated from the coding sequence ATGCGGAACGGAATCCTTGCTACGTGCGTGTTGGCGCTGACATGGTTCGCTGGGGCACCGGCTGCGACAGCCAACGACTACCCTGGTTCGCAAGTACCGCCTAACCAACCGCTGCAGATCCGAAACGAAGCTCCGCCGGCCTTTCCACCGTTGGCGCAAGCGCTGCACGTAGAAGCCGTTCCTGACGCTGGCCACAACGCCCCTATTCCGGCAGTCGCTCAGCCTGCGGCAGCCGTCGAGCCGCTGCGTCTTCCGCCACCCAGCAAGGCCAAGGACACCGGCGTCTCTATGCCGGTCTTTAACTTTCAAAGCAATCAAACCGCCAGCATCGCCGCGAGCTTGCTGGTGGTGGTCGGTTTATTCCTGATCTTTGCGTGGGTCGGCAAGAAGAATATGAAACCGGGCGGTAGCCGCCTATCAAAAGAGATCATCCAAGTTCTCGGAAAGAGTCAACTCAGTGGCAAACAGCAACTGGAACTGGTTCGTGTCGGGCACAAGCTGCTTCTCTTGTGCGTCACTCCTAACGGCGTCGAAACGCTGACTGAGATCACTGAACCAGGCGAAGTGGAACGTTTGTTGGCTATCGTTCGGCAAGATTCGCCAGGCAGTATGAAGGCCACGTTTCAAGATGTGCTGAGCCAAATGGGGCACCAGCCAGCACGCGGTTTTCTGGAGGCTTAG
- the fliN gene encoding flagellar motor switch protein FliN encodes MTDDQMGQDEIEELLRKAQSGDMSASGPAPKKEEDLEALDQNDIEALFQNPGSAASSQPSQQQPAATAAATQPPQGAHSGSSQGASDMEYLLNQAEAAIASLNSPNENMPEGISPFTLRDFGGSPASTDKTTIDLVRDVELEVKIELGNADMHLEEVLQMQKGSVVPLDKLAGDPVDIFVNGRLIARGEVLILNDNFCVRITELIVGDSVV; translated from the coding sequence ATGACTGACGATCAAATGGGACAGGACGAGATCGAAGAGCTGCTCCGGAAAGCCCAGTCGGGCGACATGAGTGCTAGCGGTCCTGCCCCCAAGAAAGAAGAAGATCTCGAGGCTCTCGACCAGAACGATATTGAAGCGTTGTTTCAAAATCCTGGATCTGCCGCGAGTTCCCAACCTAGTCAGCAACAGCCTGCCGCCACAGCCGCCGCGACGCAACCGCCGCAAGGTGCTCACTCAGGATCCAGCCAAGGTGCTTCCGATATGGAGTACCTCCTCAATCAAGCTGAAGCCGCGATCGCCTCGTTGAATTCGCCGAACGAAAACATGCCCGAAGGCATCTCTCCCTTCACGCTTCGCGACTTTGGTGGTTCCCCAGCGAGTACCGATAAGACAACGATCGACCTGGTTCGCGACGTTGAACTCGAAGTTAAGATCGAGCTCGGAAACGCGGACATGCATCTGGAAGAAGTCCTGCAAATGCAAAAGGGCTCGGTTGTGCCGTTGGACAAGCTGGCAGGCGATCCGGTCGATATCTTCGTCAACGGTCGATTGATTGCACGCGGGGAGGTTCTCATCCTCAACGACAACTTTTGCGTGCGTATTACCGAGTTGATTGTGGGTGACTCGGTCGTCTAG
- a CDS encoding OmpA/MotB family protein, with amino-acid sequence MDDDDEAPGIPEWVVTFGDMMSLLLTFFIMLVSMSEIKKDEQYQALVESFRRQFGHDSSMESVLAGNAKPRNSNLAKLATMGRAKRFSTHAGGDKVKAPVGDSPQVRIIRPGSKTAVGTVVYFPEDSAKLDETAIAALQAQSLEFGGKPQKIEIRGHTSLKPLPADSPFKTHWDLAYARCMAVKQYLVSLGIDERRIRVAVAGKNEPFHIGTDPLLLKQNPRVEVFLLDEVIDDLVGTAQEQANRRAPPIEAPGN; translated from the coding sequence ATGGACGATGATGATGAAGCACCTGGCATTCCCGAGTGGGTTGTGACCTTCGGTGACATGATGTCGCTGCTTTTAACCTTCTTCATTATGCTCGTCTCGATGAGCGAAATTAAGAAGGATGAGCAGTACCAGGCACTCGTCGAATCATTTCGCCGACAGTTCGGTCACGATAGCTCGATGGAAAGCGTGCTCGCTGGGAACGCTAAGCCACGTAATTCCAATCTGGCCAAGCTGGCAACGATGGGACGAGCCAAGCGATTCTCGACTCATGCTGGCGGTGACAAAGTCAAAGCACCGGTCGGGGATAGTCCGCAAGTTCGGATTATTCGGCCTGGATCAAAGACCGCAGTCGGAACGGTTGTTTACTTTCCGGAAGACAGCGCGAAGCTTGACGAAACGGCCATCGCAGCGCTTCAGGCGCAAAGCTTGGAATTTGGTGGGAAACCGCAGAAGATCGAGATTCGCGGCCATACCTCTTTGAAACCGCTTCCAGCAGATAGCCCCTTCAAAACGCACTGGGACCTCGCCTACGCCCGTTGTATGGCCGTTAAGCAATACCTGGTGTCCTTAGGCATCGACGAACGACGTATTCGTGTCGCGGTTGCAGGGAAAAACGAGCCCTTTCATATCGGGACCGACCCACTGCTGTTGAAGCAAAATCCTCGTGTGGAAGTCTTTCTGCTGGATGAAGTGATAGACGACTTGGTCGGTACGGCTCAGGAACAAGCCAATCGACGTGCCCCGCCGATTGAGGCGCCAGGAAACTAG
- a CDS encoding motility protein A, whose amino-acid sequence MDIASVVGLLAAIGLILTAILIAPGSSLMAFIDVPSFLVVCGGAVAACMIAFPLKSMLGMPMSIKVIFLNKAPDYGELIKQIVSLAETARRDGLLALEGRISEIDNPFIITGIQMAVDGTRPDAIEDIMRTEMDAVATRHRDAKAVSDQMGRFAPAYGMIGTLLGLIIMLGNMSDPSSIGSGMAVALLTTLYGAIVSNVFFLPFSEKLGFLNKQELLGMEIAIRGIMAIQSGENPRVIEQKLRTFLPPAVRAKMDAEK is encoded by the coding sequence ATGGATATCGCATCCGTCGTCGGACTTTTGGCTGCGATCGGACTGATTCTTACAGCCATTCTGATCGCACCAGGTTCCTCCCTGATGGCGTTCATCGATGTGCCATCGTTTTTGGTGGTTTGCGGTGGGGCCGTTGCGGCATGCATGATCGCGTTCCCGCTGAAGTCGATGCTCGGCATGCCCATGTCCATCAAGGTGATCTTTCTGAATAAGGCACCTGACTACGGCGAGTTGATCAAGCAAATCGTAAGCCTGGCTGAAACAGCTCGTCGCGATGGGTTGCTGGCTTTGGAGGGTCGCATTAGCGAAATCGACAATCCGTTCATCATCACCGGCATTCAAATGGCCGTCGACGGCACTCGGCCCGACGCGATTGAAGATATCATGCGAACCGAAATGGATGCCGTGGCAACGCGGCATCGTGATGCCAAGGCGGTGTCCGATCAGATGGGACGCTTCGCTCCGGCCTACGGGATGATCGGAACGCTGCTAGGGCTGATTATCATGCTCGGTAACATGAGCGATCCCAGCTCGATTGGTTCCGGGATGGCTGTGGCATTATTGACGACGCTTTATGGAGCCATTGTCTCGAACGTCTTTTTTCTGCCATTTTCCGAGAAGTTGGGGTTCCTGAACAAGCAGGAACTACTCGGGATGGAAATCGCTATCCGCGGCATTATGGCGATTCAGTCAGGCGAGAATCCGCGAGTCATCGAACAAAAGCTGCGCACGTTTCTGCCACCGGCGGTTCGCGCTAAGATGGACGCCGAGAAATAA
- a CDS encoding flagellar FlbD family protein, producing the protein MIKLTRLGGEPFVLNAELIRYVEANPDTFITLTNGDRIVVQEKTDVVVDRVIEYHQRKNLLPPGFARPDTGEK; encoded by the coding sequence ATGATCAAGTTGACTCGACTCGGTGGCGAACCGTTCGTTTTAAATGCCGAGCTGATTCGGTACGTGGAAGCCAATCCAGACACGTTCATCACTCTGACAAACGGGGATCGGATTGTTGTCCAAGAGAAAACTGACGTTGTCGTAGATCGCGTAATCGAGTACCACCAGCGCAAAAATTTGTTACCCCCAGGATTTGCCCGGCCAGACACCGGGGAAAAATAG